The following are encoded together in the Bradyrhizobium genosp. L genome:
- a CDS encoding PilZ domain-containing protein: protein MNTTTKKYKTDSQRTILMKRGTIFFRDTSIGCVVLNISTGGAGLAVESDVAIPFAFDLEIESEPIRRRCVVVWRLERRLGVSFEFDRMHRPERGPV, encoded by the coding sequence GTGAATACGACGACCAAGAAGTACAAGACGGACAGTCAGCGGACCATCCTGATGAAGCGCGGAACGATCTTCTTCCGCGACACCAGCATCGGATGCGTCGTGCTCAATATCTCGACCGGCGGCGCAGGGCTCGCCGTGGAAAGCGACGTGGCGATCCCCTTCGCGTTCGACCTCGAGATCGAGAGCGAGCCGATCCGGCGGCGCTGTGTGGTGGTCTGGCGGCTGGAGCGCCGGCTGGGTGTGAGCTTCGAGTTCGACCGCATGCATCGGCCCGAGCGCGGACCGGTCTAA